One genomic segment of Polynucleobacter sp. MWH-UH2A includes these proteins:
- a CDS encoding DUF1993 family protein, whose translation MPMSMYQASIPQFVKMLTNLSNILKKGEAFAKEKNIDGAVLVNDRLAPDMFPLSRQIQIACDQVKNGMARLAGVEAPKFDDHESTFEQLQERIAQTIAFAKTITPAQLEGSETKEIKFSIKEWNFEFVGDQYLLTWIIPNFYFHITTTYNILRHNGVEVGKSDYLGG comes from the coding sequence ATGCCAATGTCAATGTATCAAGCATCGATTCCACAATTTGTGAAGATGCTGACAAACCTTTCTAATATCCTCAAAAAGGGTGAAGCCTTCGCCAAGGAAAAGAATATTGATGGCGCAGTGCTGGTCAATGATCGCCTTGCGCCAGATATGTTCCCCTTATCAAGGCAAATCCAAATTGCGTGTGACCAAGTTAAAAATGGCATGGCTCGTTTAGCTGGTGTTGAGGCGCCTAAGTTTGATGATCATGAAAGTACCTTTGAGCAGTTGCAAGAGCGCATTGCGCAAACCATTGCTTTTGCTAAGACCATTACCCCAGCCCAACTGGAAGGTAGCGAGACTAAAGAAATTAAGTTTTCGATTAAAGAGTGGAACTTTGAGTTTGTAGGCGATCAATACCTACTGACCTGGATCATTCCTAACTTCTATTTTCATATTACGACCACCTACAACATCTTGCGTCATAACGGCGTAGAGGTGGGTAAGTCTGACTATCTTGGGGGCTAG
- a CDS encoding type II toxin-antitoxin system RelE/ParE family toxin, which yields MKNPILEVYFYATDTFNEPVREWLRELTTGDKKIIGEDLKTIQYGWPLGMPLVKHIEGDIWEARSRLKDGIARVFFVLDGKSMVLIHGFKKNQQKTPKPDLDIARARVKNLRKRL from the coding sequence ATGAAGAATCCAATATTAGAAGTGTACTTTTATGCAACTGACACATTTAATGAGCCAGTTCGAGAATGGCTTAGGGAACTAACGACTGGAGATAAAAAGATTATTGGCGAAGATTTGAAAACCATTCAATATGGCTGGCCACTTGGAATGCCCCTTGTTAAACATATTGAAGGAGATATCTGGGAGGCCAGAAGTAGATTAAAGGATGGAATTGCTAGAGTATTTTTTGTTCTTGATGGTAAATCCATGGTTTTGATCCATGGATTCAAAAAGAATCAACAGAAAACGCCAAAACCAGATTTGGATATAGCTAGAGCCAGAGTTAAAAATTTGAGGAAGCGGTTATGA
- a CDS encoding exodeoxyribonuclease V subunit beta yields the protein MSDQFDNAIACDPTKSVIVSACAGSGKTWLLVSRMIRLLLAGAKPQEILALTFTRKAAQEMRDRLYQLLEEFSTADDAALTEQLVDRGVARGQVIDLLPQARALYLNILASPQAVVIDTFHGWFGRLLDAAPVSAEVQPGFRLREDAKRLQEECMSDWWGNLPKDLQAHYDVLLEEFGAFETQKFLMGIYSLFKQRGAWSFFQDTCNAQGVKPIACLEKILPCLGGLNPLEVFWSQPQTKANLEIMYRCFSNGTNTQKDKAPFILDVIAHHAAGGAVMEITGKWESYFFTQKRTPLKDIEDVSAPMKKYLEGLGQDPAEITAIRTDWLKAYEALFVWQSEHLIHQLNDAWFAMSEAMLAHMERSKEAMRVRDFDDLEIGVSQLMASSDNAAYLQARLDAKYKHILIDEFQDTNPLQWQILRSWLAGYSDDGLMPSVFIVGDPKQSIYRFRRADPRLFDSARDFLEEKLGAISLYQNTTRRNAPEINDAVNQIFLAGSLPESYRYAKQATAWKPLLERLPEQDYAAKGEAYLLPLIPREEPVVASRVGTALEGPIEDAGQTTPVQQRYEEGKVISRLIHHLLATRQVMDKKDGKSIWRPARGSDFILLVKRREFLPQYEKALREAGLAYDSSRLGGLLNTLEIDDLIALLTVLVSPRHDLPLAQVLRSPIFGFSEGQMQELAKSVGDGLTSWWDALQLSQSPRIQKAAHYLERWRSLGEVLPVHDLLDLIYHESDLRIRYAVSAQNLARAQVLANLDAFLELALNQDGGRYPSLSRFIDEINAMRRGDDDETPDEGDVELEAETDVDGNIAEADVDSEMSEEDQHRRVRLMTIHGAKGLEAPFVFMLDANNTEWKAPHRGVLLDWSPEKTSPSHLSLYTAKTLTGERSAIFQKEAEVSQKENWNLLYVAMTRAKQGLWISGVAAKSKTGIKERSWYGRALAAGVATLDVDALNLPEVATQASNAQAQLGSMPFQMDHFAIEWEHAQKDYQELISKIESGEFAKELAEKSKEQAQEQPDPEILEEGTNFHKLLEFLTPDSSGPIKPPMPTEQEVMNWLGVDQDHAKRVIERATKVLAATELKPYLTSGQWIAAWNELDIASKEGRSYRMDRLVEFDDHIAILDYKLTIPEVGSKKYEQYREQLQNYRNELARIRKDKPSKAYLISSSGEIKEIS from the coding sequence GTGAGCGATCAGTTTGATAACGCGATTGCCTGCGACCCTACAAAATCGGTGATTGTTTCTGCCTGTGCAGGTAGCGGCAAAACATGGCTATTAGTTTCTCGTATGATTCGTTTGCTTTTGGCGGGGGCTAAGCCACAGGAAATTCTTGCGCTGACATTTACTCGCAAGGCCGCCCAAGAAATGCGCGATCGCTTGTACCAATTGCTAGAAGAGTTTTCAACTGCGGATGACGCTGCTTTGACTGAGCAGCTAGTTGATAGGGGTGTAGCTCGTGGCCAAGTCATAGATTTGTTGCCGCAAGCTCGGGCTCTGTACCTCAATATTTTGGCAAGCCCTCAGGCGGTAGTAATCGATACTTTTCATGGTTGGTTTGGACGACTCTTGGACGCTGCTCCTGTATCTGCTGAGGTTCAGCCAGGCTTTCGCTTGCGAGAAGATGCCAAGCGTTTACAAGAAGAGTGCATGTCGGATTGGTGGGGTAATTTGCCAAAAGACCTGCAAGCGCACTATGACGTTTTGCTAGAAGAGTTCGGTGCGTTTGAAACGCAAAAATTCTTGATGGGTATCTACAGTTTATTTAAGCAAAGAGGCGCCTGGTCATTTTTTCAAGACACCTGCAATGCTCAAGGTGTTAAGCCAATTGCATGTTTAGAAAAAATCCTGCCATGCTTGGGCGGCTTAAATCCATTAGAAGTGTTTTGGAGTCAGCCACAAACTAAAGCCAATTTAGAAATCATGTACAGGTGCTTTAGTAATGGCACCAATACTCAAAAAGACAAAGCTCCATTTATTCTGGATGTGATCGCACATCATGCGGCTGGTGGTGCTGTGATGGAGATTACCGGTAAATGGGAAAGTTATTTCTTTACTCAAAAACGAACTCCCTTAAAAGACATTGAGGATGTTAGCGCCCCAATGAAGAAGTATCTTGAAGGTTTGGGTCAAGATCCTGCCGAGATTACTGCTATTCGCACTGATTGGTTAAAAGCCTACGAAGCCCTATTTGTATGGCAGAGCGAGCATTTAATACATCAATTAAATGATGCCTGGTTTGCTATGAGCGAGGCTATGCTCGCGCATATGGAAAGAAGCAAAGAGGCCATGCGTGTGCGCGATTTTGATGATTTAGAGATTGGCGTAAGTCAATTGATGGCGAGCTCAGATAACGCCGCCTATTTACAAGCCAGGCTAGATGCCAAATACAAACATATTCTGATCGATGAATTTCAGGATACCAATCCATTGCAGTGGCAGATATTGCGTTCATGGCTCGCTGGGTATAGCGATGATGGATTGATGCCAAGCGTGTTTATTGTGGGCGATCCTAAGCAGTCTATTTATCGTTTCCGCCGTGCTGACCCTAGATTATTTGATAGCGCCCGTGATTTCTTAGAAGAGAAGCTTGGAGCGATCTCTCTATATCAAAATACGACGCGTCGTAATGCGCCAGAAATTAATGATGCAGTTAATCAGATTTTTCTAGCCGGATCATTGCCTGAAAGTTATCGCTACGCAAAGCAGGCTACAGCCTGGAAGCCTTTGCTAGAAAGGCTTCCTGAGCAAGATTATGCCGCTAAGGGTGAGGCCTATTTATTGCCACTAATTCCACGCGAAGAGCCTGTTGTCGCCTCACGTGTTGGCACTGCACTGGAAGGTCCGATAGAAGATGCTGGGCAAACTACACCAGTTCAGCAACGCTATGAAGAGGGCAAAGTTATTAGTCGCTTAATTCATCATTTATTGGCTACTCGTCAAGTGATGGATAAAAAAGATGGCAAATCCATTTGGCGTCCTGCAAGAGGCAGTGATTTTATTTTGCTAGTGAAGCGCCGCGAATTTTTGCCCCAATATGAAAAAGCACTGCGTGAAGCGGGTCTGGCTTATGACAGCTCTCGTTTAGGGGGCTTGCTCAACACCCTTGAGATTGATGATTTGATTGCCTTGCTAACGGTATTGGTTTCACCAAGACATGATTTGCCTTTAGCGCAAGTATTACGTAGTCCTATATTTGGTTTTTCTGAAGGGCAGATGCAAGAACTTGCCAAGAGCGTGGGCGATGGGCTCACTAGCTGGTGGGACGCATTGCAACTGAGTCAAAGCCCTCGCATTCAGAAGGCGGCTCACTATTTGGAGCGCTGGCGCAGTCTGGGTGAGGTATTGCCGGTTCATGACTTATTGGATCTGATTTATCACGAGAGTGATTTACGTATTCGCTATGCGGTTTCTGCACAAAACTTAGCGCGTGCGCAAGTGCTGGCAAACCTAGATGCTTTCTTAGAGCTGGCTTTAAATCAAGATGGTGGTCGATACCCAAGCTTAAGTCGCTTTATTGATGAGATCAACGCAATGCGTCGCGGTGACGATGATGAGACGCCCGATGAGGGTGATGTTGAGCTGGAAGCGGAAACGGATGTTGATGGCAATATTGCCGAAGCTGACGTTGATAGTGAAATGTCTGAAGAGGATCAGCATCGACGCGTACGATTGATGACGATCCATGGAGCAAAAGGTTTAGAGGCTCCATTTGTCTTTATGCTCGATGCGAATAATACAGAGTGGAAGGCACCTCATCGTGGCGTGCTGTTGGATTGGTCTCCTGAAAAAACCAGCCCAAGCCATTTATCTTTGTATACCGCCAAGACCTTAACGGGCGAGCGTAGCGCAATCTTTCAAAAAGAAGCTGAAGTAAGTCAAAAAGAAAACTGGAACCTGCTATACGTAGCGATGACTAGGGCGAAGCAGGGTTTATGGATCAGCGGCGTTGCAGCCAAATCCAAAACGGGCATTAAAGAGCGTTCTTGGTATGGCAGAGCCTTGGCGGCTGGGGTAGCAACCCTAGATGTGGACGCTCTCAATCTTCCGGAGGTGGCGACGCAAGCAAGCAATGCCCAAGCGCAGCTCGGTAGCATGCCATTTCAGATGGATCACTTCGCGATTGAATGGGAGCATGCTCAAAAAGATTACCAAGAGCTAATCTCTAAGATTGAGAGTGGTGAGTTTGCAAAAGAGCTTGCAGAAAAATCCAAAGAGCAGGCACAGGAGCAACCGGACCCTGAAATTTTGGAAGAGGGTACGAACTTTCATAAATTGCTGGAGTTCTTAACTCCAGATTCAAGCGGCCCTATCAAGCCGCCTATGCCAACTGAACAAGAGGTAATGAATTGGTTGGGCGTGGATCAAGATCATGCCAAGAGAGTGATTGAGCGGGCAACTAAAGTATTAGCAGCGACAGAGCTCAAACCTTATCTCACCTCAGGCCAATGGATTGCCGCATGGAACGAACTTGATATTGCCAGTAAAGAAGGTAGGAGCTACCGCATGGATCGCTTAGTAGAATTTGATGACCATATCGCCATCTTGGACTACAAGCTAACTATTCCGGAGGTCGGTAGCAAGAAGTACGAGCAATATCGGGAACAGTTACAGAACTACCGCAATGAATTAGCTCGAATCCGCAAAGACAAGCCTAGTAAGGCTTATTTAATTTCCTCATCGGGTGAGATCAAAGAGATTTCTTGA
- a CDS encoding BrnT family toxin, which translates to MAKNNSNLKKHAPPFFSAAQSLDWDTALKRVDRRKEYGEERFVALVPMSQRSYCVVYVESKATIRIISLRKANIREIDKYEEENY; encoded by the coding sequence TTGGCAAAAAATAATTCAAATTTAAAAAAGCATGCCCCCCCTTTTTTTTCGGCTGCTCAGTCATTAGATTGGGATACAGCACTGAAGCGGGTTGACCGCAGAAAAGAGTATGGGGAAGAAAGGTTCGTCGCTTTAGTACCAATGAGTCAACGCTCATATTGCGTGGTTTATGTAGAGTCAAAAGCAACAATCAGAATTATTAGTCTGAGAAAAGCAAACATTCGCGAGATCGATAAATATGAAGAAGAAAATTATTAA
- a CDS encoding BrnA antitoxin family protein gives MKKKIIKPSAKEDIAITKAALSDPDSLPLTDKEWDEIKHRAIRGRGRPLGSGTKEQITLRIDKDTLDFYKSKGEGWQTFINQILGEVKRESKTISTIEKRLNKSALMSNKLKAVA, from the coding sequence ATGAAGAAGAAAATTATTAAGCCTAGCGCTAAAGAAGACATTGCAATTACGAAAGCCGCCTTGTCTGATCCAGACTCACTCCCGCTCACGGACAAAGAATGGGATGAAATTAAACACAGAGCTATTCGAGGCCGGGGTAGACCTCTTGGTAGCGGCACCAAAGAGCAGATCACCCTAAGAATTGATAAAGACACATTAGATTTCTACAAATCTAAAGGTGAAGGCTGGCAAACTTTCATCAATCAAATATTGGGTGAAGTAAAGAGAGAATCTAAAACCATCTCCACCATTGAGAAAAGGCTTAATAAAAGCGCCTTAATGTCCAACAAGTTAAAGGCAGTCGCCTAA
- a CDS encoding tripartite tricarboxylate transporter substrate binding protein translates to MKVYQKATYIVAGFYFFLSLCTAAFAQSAAPFPDRTIQYIIPFPPAGESDLVARYQADISAKKFGQPMVVMNRAGAGGALVWSTLNTYPADGATVVGVNIPHTILQPLQEGIQYKTDDINAIYYYHFTPDALMVSADSPYKTYQEFIAAAKKEPGKMSLAGSAQYSANHMAVERLNKLAGVKINYVPFKGTGDLITALIGMHVDGAMGYLPLAIQQKGKVRTLAIATEKRNPALPDVPTFKELGLNWIDGAYRGVAVPKSTPLVLQQKMSDYFAKLNADPETKKKLEESGFVLVDIPLAKMPAFMKEKTAQSMEDAKSAGMLK, encoded by the coding sequence ATGAAGGTGTATCAGAAGGCAACTTATATCGTTGCTGGGTTTTATTTTTTCTTGAGCCTGTGTACAGCAGCGTTTGCACAATCCGCAGCACCCTTCCCTGATAGAACCATCCAGTACATTATTCCTTTTCCGCCTGCTGGCGAATCGGATTTAGTGGCTCGCTATCAAGCTGATATCTCCGCGAAAAAGTTTGGGCAACCCATGGTGGTAATGAATCGCGCTGGCGCTGGTGGCGCTCTTGTTTGGAGCACGCTCAATACCTACCCTGCTGATGGCGCAACTGTAGTGGGCGTCAATATTCCGCACACCATCTTGCAACCACTACAAGAAGGTATTCAGTACAAAACTGACGACATCAATGCGATCTACTACTATCACTTCACCCCAGATGCCTTGATGGTCTCTGCTGATAGCCCGTATAAAACCTATCAAGAATTTATTGCGGCAGCTAAGAAGGAACCTGGCAAGATGTCCTTGGCTGGCTCGGCCCAATACTCTGCTAACCATATGGCTGTAGAGCGCTTAAATAAATTGGCGGGCGTCAAAATTAATTACGTGCCATTTAAAGGCACAGGTGATTTAATTACCGCTCTTATTGGTATGCACGTTGATGGCGCGATGGGTTATCTACCGCTAGCGATTCAGCAAAAAGGAAAAGTGCGCACCCTTGCTATCGCTACCGAAAAACGCAATCCCGCCCTACCGGATGTACCCACCTTTAAAGAGTTGGGTCTGAACTGGATAGACGGCGCTTATCGCGGTGTAGCCGTACCAAAATCTACCCCACTAGTACTACAACAAAAGATGTCGGATTACTTTGCCAAACTCAATGCCGATCCCGAGACTAAGAAAAAATTAGAAGAGTCTGGGTTTGTATTGGTTGACATACCGCTAGCGAAGATGCCTGCGTTTATGAAAGAGAAAACCGCGCAATCCATGGAAGATGCTAAGAGCGCTGGCATGCTGAAGTAA
- a CDS encoding Y-family DNA polymerase — protein MSTPKKLSAVQTPLFALVDVNNFYVSCERVFQPKLEAVPMVVLSNNDGCAVARSAEVKALGVKMGMPWFQMKDLAKKHGITAYSSNYTLYGDMSNRVVQVLKTFTPKIEIYSIDESFLQIESVLKHHRDTIELGQSIRSTVKETTGLPVCVGIGASKTLAKLANHLAKKHPAFSGVCDVQAMPKEELYQWMSETEVGEVWGIGRQLNKKLKAQGIHSVFDLLCASPQAMRQQYGVVMERLCYELRGTSCLQLEEVAADKQQIIASRSFGKLVTSQTELAQSVATHVARAAEKLRGQDGVTGALTVFIQTNPFKHHEPQHHQSITIPLADPTDNTLTLTNAALAGLKQIYQPNFRYKKAGVILNCISDKPSVQQSLFEDLESKGKSAHLMKVMDEINTRFGNTALRSAASGTQDSKQAWQMRSNNRSPNYTTKWDELPVAR, from the coding sequence ATGAGCACCCCAAAAAAATTATCTGCTGTGCAGACACCATTATTTGCTCTAGTAGATGTGAACAATTTCTATGTTTCTTGTGAGCGTGTTTTTCAGCCTAAGTTAGAAGCTGTGCCGATGGTTGTGCTATCGAATAATGATGGATGCGCCGTGGCGCGTAGTGCGGAAGTTAAGGCCCTAGGCGTCAAAATGGGTATGCCCTGGTTTCAGATGAAAGATTTGGCCAAGAAGCACGGTATTACCGCGTATTCCTCAAACTACACGCTCTATGGCGATATGAGCAATCGAGTAGTGCAGGTACTCAAAACATTTACACCCAAAATTGAGATCTACAGTATTGATGAAAGTTTCTTACAGATTGAGAGTGTCTTAAAGCATCATCGCGACACCATCGAGCTAGGTCAATCGATTCGCAGCACTGTAAAAGAAACAACTGGCTTACCAGTTTGCGTTGGTATTGGCGCTAGCAAGACCTTGGCAAAGTTGGCTAATCATTTAGCAAAGAAGCATCCCGCATTCTCTGGTGTATGCGATGTGCAAGCAATGCCCAAAGAAGAGCTCTATCAATGGATGAGTGAGACTGAGGTTGGTGAGGTGTGGGGTATTGGTCGACAGTTAAATAAAAAACTCAAAGCACAAGGTATTCATAGTGTGTTTGATCTGCTGTGTGCTTCCCCACAAGCGATGCGTCAACAGTATGGCGTAGTCATGGAGCGCCTATGCTATGAACTGCGCGGGACTTCTTGCTTACAGCTAGAAGAGGTGGCAGCAGACAAGCAGCAAATCATTGCTTCGCGCAGCTTTGGCAAGCTAGTGACCAGCCAGACTGAGCTGGCTCAATCAGTTGCCACTCATGTGGCCAGGGCTGCCGAGAAGTTAAGGGGGCAAGATGGGGTAACTGGCGCATTAACGGTGTTTATTCAGACCAACCCATTTAAACATCACGAGCCACAGCACCATCAAAGTATCACCATTCCGCTGGCTGACCCAACCGATAACACGCTGACATTAACCAATGCGGCTTTAGCAGGACTCAAGCAAATTTATCAACCCAACTTTCGTTATAAGAAGGCAGGAGTCATTCTGAACTGCATTAGTGATAAGCCTAGCGTTCAGCAATCACTCTTTGAAGACCTGGAGAGCAAAGGTAAGTCAGCACACCTCATGAAGGTGATGGATGAGATCAATACGCGTTTTGGAAATACAGCACTTCGGTCGGCAGCCTCAGGCACGCAAGATAGTAAACAAGCCTGGCAAATGCGATCAAACAATCGATCACCTAACTACACCACCAAGTGGGATGAGTTGCCAGTCGCACGTTAG
- a CDS encoding tetratricopeptide repeat protein produces MKMRNVIKMFMTVFASALLLTSSLAFAEATLPEVSQVIQSGQLAKADAMMKEVLQNHPNSAKAHYIASELYLREGKIDAARQAFVQAENLAPGLPFAQPESVQRLQAELRAGTAPTHTNANANAGAGSIFTSPMFWILIAILIAGIMFFMRKRQQPVEVYNAPTANGPYPGAPGAPGAYPPGYPGAPSAGSGLMGSLATGAALGAGMVAGEALASHLMGGGQHANPGNVNNGFNQVGGIAPDAPNFGVNDASSWDDTGASSWDDSGGGDFMSDV; encoded by the coding sequence ATGAAAATGCGTAATGTAATAAAGATGTTTATGACCGTGTTTGCAAGCGCACTCTTGCTAACGAGCTCGCTGGCTTTTGCCGAGGCAACGTTGCCAGAGGTTTCTCAAGTCATTCAATCAGGTCAATTGGCTAAAGCCGATGCCATGATGAAAGAGGTATTGCAAAATCATCCTAATAGCGCCAAGGCGCATTACATTGCATCTGAACTCTATTTGCGTGAAGGCAAAATCGATGCCGCGCGTCAAGCTTTTGTTCAGGCAGAAAATCTAGCGCCTGGATTGCCATTCGCTCAGCCCGAATCCGTTCAACGCTTACAAGCGGAGTTGCGTGCTGGCACAGCGCCTACTCACACAAATGCAAATGCAAATGCAGGCGCAGGCTCTATCTTCACTAGCCCGATGTTCTGGATTCTGATTGCGATCTTGATTGCAGGAATCATGTTCTTCATGAGAAAGCGTCAACAACCTGTAGAGGTATACAACGCACCGACAGCAAATGGCCCTTATCCTGGTGCCCCAGGCGCTCCCGGTGCTTATCCCCCTGGCTATCCTGGCGCGCCTAGCGCAGGTAGTGGCTTGATGGGTAGCTTGGCAACGGGCGCCGCTTTAGGTGCCGGCATGGTTGCAGGTGAAGCATTGGCGAGTCATTTAATGGGTGGCGGCCAACACGCTAATCCCGGAAATGTAAACAACGGCTTTAATCAAGTCGGCGGAATTGCGCCAGATGCTCCGAACTTTGGTGTGAACGATGCGAGTTCGTGGGATGACACTGGTGCCAGCTCTTGGGATGATAGTGGTGGTGGTGATTTTATGAGTGACGTTTAA
- a CDS encoding helix-turn-helix domain-containing protein produces MKKKHIGSNFDDFLKEESLLEHSTAVAVKRVIAWQIEREMEKQNLTKTLMAKKMHTSRAALNRLLDESDTSLTLITLASAAAVLGKSIKFELKAA; encoded by the coding sequence ATGAAGAAAAAACATATTGGCAGTAATTTTGACGATTTTCTAAAAGAAGAATCTCTTTTAGAACACTCTACAGCTGTTGCAGTGAAGCGTGTTATCGCATGGCAGATTGAACGGGAAATGGAAAAACAAAATTTAACTAAAACATTAATGGCTAAAAAAATGCATACGAGTCGTGCTGCTCTCAATCGCTTACTAGATGAAAGTGATACTAGTCTCACACTAATTACGCTTGCTAGCGCTGCTGCAGTACTTGGAAAGAGTATTAAATTTGAACTAAAAGCCGCTTAA
- a CDS encoding LexA family transcriptional regulator: MKSQLTPLKTTLSQAPQALAGYFAAYELKLLSHRISAGFPSPAADYAEDGLDLNQYLVENKPATFMFTVKGDSMLGAGICDGDKVVVDKALKPKHKDIVVAVVDGEYTIKRLYQSRGRVELQPENSSYEPITFGEGNELQIWGVVVGVVRKYSTASTRYNKSIKP, from the coding sequence ATGAAGTCGCAGTTAACCCCTCTTAAAACGACCTTAAGTCAGGCGCCACAAGCCTTGGCAGGTTATTTTGCCGCTTATGAGCTTAAGCTCTTAAGCCACCGTATTTCAGCTGGATTCCCCAGTCCAGCGGCTGATTACGCTGAGGATGGCCTGGATTTAAATCAGTACCTCGTTGAGAACAAGCCCGCCACCTTTATGTTCACCGTGAAGGGTGACTCGATGTTGGGCGCGGGAATTTGTGACGGCGATAAGGTGGTGGTGGATAAAGCATTAAAGCCAAAACACAAAGATATTGTGGTGGCAGTCGTTGATGGTGAATACACCATTAAGCGTTTATATCAATCACGTGGCCGCGTTGAGTTGCAACCTGAGAACTCAAGTTATGAACCCATCACATTTGGTGAGGGCAATGAGTTGCAGATTTGGGGTGTAGTAGTTGGTGTGGTGCGCAAGTACAGCACTGCGAGCACTCGTTACAACAAGAGTATTAAGCCATGA